In the Pseudomonas orientalis genome, one interval contains:
- a CDS encoding TerD family protein: protein MNQDLFLRRCSKVYVPTGTGGATRAQVASAVREVAAFRCVLSESLIEQIGILSAKELKHWLREIVGVLRRQTGVHVHHKPFYPDFPEQVLTASEAELYLNAVIHCLTLWRLPPSEHSRPAMLEGNFISRVIEPGSISAFESLLDPLVSSRTSLSEEDAADVAWFIRTYKNDVFRLLPEAVQFREIRAQVGSALVLQVAGDARVDAFLEKNVETATDVLRLAVALNGGDVSLATASTRFTAMKRSIRRMLLRLLDQIPNAVEDVMRHAEHWKRLAEVVHPGDYADKYPRALVAITAARHNKAPASFGSRVETLFAQRHISMLTPLLQSRPGEFARRLDATLRRASEPESVLNAFETVATQVSSPVLLQLLAQVRAPRPLPLRAFTPKGAFAKVYGTKDRREPLAPDVLARAARICEDALVARFASLPPLGRCFIDPALREYRVPLAQRASSKSLRTLVRGSRLPVPDTRFIRLFLWWKNGRGRTDIDLSAAFFDVNFVFKETVAYYNLKGFGGYHSGDIVDAPEGASEFIDLDLDVLVKKGIRYVVTSINSYTEQPYCDLPECFAGWMARADAASGEVFEPRSVFDRIDIASDTAICLPFVMDLQKRRMIWADLGLTSSPRWNNVQNNLSGVSLMLQALVHTPGPDLETLFDLHVRARGERVAALQQAQAVFAEDQGITPFDTDLIRSQFL, encoded by the coding sequence ATGAATCAGGATCTTTTCCTGCGTCGCTGTAGCAAAGTTTACGTTCCGACGGGAACTGGCGGTGCCACGCGCGCTCAGGTCGCGTCGGCGGTCCGGGAAGTCGCGGCGTTCCGATGCGTACTATCAGAGTCTTTGATTGAGCAAATCGGCATATTGTCAGCGAAAGAGCTCAAGCACTGGTTGCGCGAAATTGTCGGAGTCCTGCGTCGGCAAACTGGCGTTCATGTACACCACAAGCCATTTTATCCTGACTTTCCAGAGCAGGTTCTGACGGCCTCAGAGGCAGAGTTGTACCTTAACGCCGTCATACATTGCCTCACGCTTTGGCGTTTACCACCGTCTGAACACTCTCGACCTGCGATGCTTGAAGGCAACTTCATATCCCGCGTGATCGAGCCGGGAAGCATCTCTGCATTCGAATCACTGCTCGATCCACTCGTTTCATCGCGCACCTCGCTCTCCGAGGAGGACGCTGCCGATGTCGCCTGGTTTATCCGAACGTACAAAAACGATGTGTTCCGACTACTGCCTGAAGCCGTTCAGTTCCGGGAGATCCGCGCACAGGTTGGCAGCGCACTTGTCCTGCAGGTAGCCGGCGATGCACGGGTGGACGCATTCCTTGAAAAAAACGTCGAAACGGCGACTGACGTGCTGCGACTCGCCGTCGCGCTGAACGGTGGAGACGTATCACTTGCGACAGCTTCGACACGTTTCACTGCGATGAAGCGCTCGATACGCCGTATGCTTTTGCGCCTACTCGACCAAATTCCCAACGCCGTAGAAGATGTGATGCGCCATGCTGAACACTGGAAACGCCTGGCTGAAGTAGTGCATCCGGGCGACTATGCGGATAAATACCCACGAGCGCTAGTCGCCATCACGGCAGCACGTCACAACAAAGCGCCAGCCTCATTTGGATCACGTGTCGAAACCTTGTTTGCCCAGCGTCACATTTCCATGCTTACGCCCCTGCTACAGAGTCGTCCTGGTGAGTTCGCACGAAGGCTGGACGCGACCCTGCGACGCGCGTCGGAACCAGAGTCGGTTCTCAACGCGTTCGAGACGGTCGCAACACAGGTGTCCTCACCTGTGCTGCTGCAGTTGCTGGCTCAGGTACGTGCGCCGCGCCCCCTCCCCCTGCGGGCCTTTACGCCAAAAGGTGCATTTGCCAAAGTCTATGGCACCAAGGATCGACGCGAACCCCTCGCTCCCGACGTGTTGGCTCGTGCAGCCAGAATCTGCGAAGACGCTCTCGTAGCGCGATTTGCGTCACTACCGCCACTAGGCCGCTGTTTCATCGATCCGGCATTACGCGAATACCGGGTGCCGCTGGCGCAGCGTGCCTCATCGAAGTCGCTACGTACGCTGGTGCGGGGCAGTCGACTGCCTGTGCCTGACACACGTTTCATTCGCCTGTTCCTGTGGTGGAAGAATGGCCGTGGACGCACGGATATCGACTTGTCCGCCGCATTTTTCGATGTCAACTTCGTGTTTAAAGAAACAGTCGCATACTACAACTTGAAGGGTTTCGGCGGTTACCACAGTGGCGACATCGTCGACGCGCCCGAAGGGGCTTCGGAGTTCATCGACCTCGACCTTGATGTTCTCGTCAAGAAGGGTATCCGTTATGTCGTCACGTCTATCAACTCGTACACCGAGCAGCCGTACTGCGATCTTCCAGAATGCTTCGCTGGCTGGATGGCCCGCGCCGACGCGGCATCGGGTGAAGTATTCGAGCCGCGCTCCGTGTTCGACCGTATCGATATCGCATCCGATACAGCGATCTGTTTGCCATTCGTGATGGACTTGCAGAAACGACGCATGATTTGGGCCGATCTTGGACTCACTTCATCCCCGCGGTGGAACAACGTCCAGAACAACCTCAGTGGGGTATCGTTGATGCTGCAAGCGCTGGTACATACCCCTGGGCCGGACTTGGAGACATTGTTCG